The Vicia villosa cultivar HV-30 ecotype Madison, WI linkage group LG1, Vvil1.0, whole genome shotgun sequence genome includes a region encoding these proteins:
- the LOC131643689 gene encoding ABC transporter G family member 25, translated as MPTPTTPTTTSSTLGDVETQDTNSSNTHAPPKQSPHESRDLPPLLSSYPITLKFMDVGYRLKIENKKGGIIKNFFTGLESQPSDQRSTLERIILNGVTGIAYPGEILAILGPSGSGKSTLLNSLAGRLHGNGLTGTILANSSKLNRTILRRTGFVTQDDILYPHLTVRETLVFCSMLRLPRTLSRETKVAAAESVIMELGLSKCENTIIGNSFIRGVSGGERKRVSIAHEMLVDPALLILDEPTSGLDSTAAYRLVSTLGSLARKGKTVVTSVHQPSSRVYQMFDKVLVLSEGNCMYYGKGTDAMRYFESVGFAPSFPVNPADFLLDLANGVCHVDGVSEKDRPNIKQNLIQSYNRELGPKVKSLCMDTTNVSTKGTNPVRSNSSKERRYNDRVSIFDWFYQFSILLQRSLKERKYESFNILRVSQVVAAALLAGLMWWHSDYMNIQDRLGLLFFISIFWGVFPSFNSVFAFPQERAIFVKERASGMYTLSSYFMARIVGDLPMELILPTIFLIITYWMGGLKPDLLSFLLTLLVVLLFVLVSQGLGLALGAAIMDAKQASTVAAVTMLAFVLTGGYYVHKVPSCVAWIKYISTTFYSYRLLTRIQYGDGIRIAYLLGCNHESSGANCKFLDEDVVGQIGPMGSIGVLFFMFVFYRLLAYLALRRIKN; from the exons ATGCCAAcaccaacaacaccaacaacaacatcatcaacgctTGGTGATGTAGAAACTCAAGACACAAACTCATCCAACACTCATGCCCCTCCCAAACAAAGCCCCCATGAATCGCGTGACCTTCCTCCTTTACTATCTTCTTACCCAATCACTCTTAAG TTCATGGACGTGGGATACAGATTAAAGATAGAGAACAAAAAAGGAGGGATCATCAAGAACTTCTTCACCGGACTCGAATCACAACCGTCTGATCAAAGATCAACGCTAGAGCGAATCATTCTCAACGGTGTAACGGGAATAGCTTACCCAGGAGAGATCCTAGCCATTCTAGGTCCATCTGGAAGCGGAAAATCCACGCTCCTAAACTCACTAGCAGGGAGACTCCATGGAAACGGTCTCACTGGAACAATCCTCGCTAACTCATCGAAACTCAACCGAACGATTCTCCGTCGAACCGGGTTCGTTACACAGGACGATATTCTCTACCCACACTTAACGGTTCGCGAGACACTGGTTTTCTGCTCCATGCTGCGTCTCCCGAGGACGCTTTCGCGGGAAACGAAGGTTGCAGCGGCGGAGTCAGTGATCATGGAGTTAGGTTTAAGCAAATGCGAGAACACTATCATTGGAAACAGTTTCATTCGCGGTGTTTCTGGTGGAGAGAGGAAGCGCGTGAGTATCGCTCACGAGATGTTGGTGGATCCGGCGCTTTTGATCTTGGATGAACCTACCTCTGGATTGGACTCCACCGCGGCGTACCGCCTTGTGTCGACGCTGGGCTCCTTGGCGAGGAAAGGGAAGACGGTGGTGACGTCAGTGCACCAGCCGTCAAGCCGTGTCTACCAGATGTTTGATAAAGTGCTTGTATTGTCAGAAGGGAACTGTATGTACTACGGCAAAGGAACCGACGCCATGAGGTATTTCGAGTCGGTTGGATTCGCGCCATCATTTCCGGTTAATCCGGCGGATTTTCTGCTCGATCTCGCTAACG GTGTTTGCCATGTAGATGGTGTAAGTGAAAAAGATCGACCAAACATAAAGCAAAATCTAATTCAATCATACAACAGAGAACTGGGTCCAAAGGTAAAATCTCTTTGCATGGACACAACAAATGTTTCAACAAAAGGAACTAACCCTGTAAGAAGCAACTCTTCGAAAGAACGTAGATATAATGACAGAGTTAGCATCTTTGATTGGTTTTACCAATTCAGTATTCTACTCCAGAGAAGCCTCaaagaaagaaaatatgaatCATTCAACATACTGAGAGTTTCTCAAGTCGTTGCTGCTGCATTACTAGCTGGTTTAATGTGGTGGCATTCAGACTATATGAACATTCAAGATAGGCTTGGATTACTCTTCTTCATTTCAATCTTTTGGGGTGTATTCCCATCTTTCAACTCTGTGTTTGCATTCCCTCAAGAGCGTGCAATCTTTGTAAAAGAGAGAGCTTCTGGTATGTACACACTATCATCCTATTTCATGGCTAGAATTGTCGGTGACCTACCAATGGAGCTTATTCTTCCAACAATTTTCCTCATTATTACATACTGGATGGGTGGATTGAAGCCAGATTTGTTGTCTTTTCTCTTGACATTGTTGGTTGTTCTTTTATTCGTGCTTGTATCACAAGGTCTTGGACTTGCTTTAGGTGCTGCAATAATGGATGCTAAACAAGCTTCCACAGTTGCAGCAGTTACAATGCTAGCATTTGTTTTAACAGGTGGATACTATGTTCATAAGGTTCCATCTTGTGTTGCTTGGATCAAATATATATCCACAACATTCTATAGTTACAGGCTTTTGACTAGAATTCAATATGGTGATGGCATAAGAATTGCTTACCTATTGGGTTGCAATCATGAGAGTAGTGGAGCTAATTGCAAATTTCTTGATGAAGATGTGGTGGGTCAAATAGGCCCAATGGGAAGCATTGGAGTGTTGTTTTTCATGTTTGTGTTTTACAGATTACTGGCTTACCTTGCCTTGAGACGTATCAAAAATTGA